One segment of uncultured Tolumonas sp. DNA contains the following:
- a CDS encoding helix-turn-helix transcriptional regulator — protein MLQGMSEIGALCAEQRKAKGWTQADAATRANLARPVISMIERGRFTGSLKSLVAYLSVLGLALSVNKTNIPQFGQLEDIFNDD, from the coding sequence ATGCTGCAAGGTATGTCTGAAATAGGCGCACTATGTGCTGAACAACGCAAAGCGAAAGGATGGACACAAGCTGATGCGGCAACGCGAGCGAATCTGGCTCGGCCTGTGATCTCCATGATCGAGCGAGGACGCTTTACTGGCAGTCTTAAGTCGCTGGTTGCTTATCTTTCCGTACTGGGCTTAGCGTTGAGCGTCAATAAAACGAACATACCTCAGTTTGGGCAACTGGAGGATATATTCAATGACGATTGA
- a CDS encoding LysR substrate-binding domain-containing protein, producing the protein MLRHHGYASLIDIVSKRFDAGVRRGDQNANDMIAMRISPDFRMFVVGSPEYFATSLIPKTPNELTAHNCANVRLKTHGGLYTWEFTKDGKSVNVQVQGQMIFNTSTQLLTAALDGYGLAYAPEDVVRPYIDNGRMTCLLILSLITTDPP; encoded by the coding sequence ATACTCCGGCATCACGGCTACGCTAGTTTAATTGATATTGTTTCCAAACGATTTGATGCAGGAGTCAGAAGAGGAGATCAAAATGCTAACGATATGATTGCAATGCGGATCTCACCGGATTTTCGTATGTTCGTAGTGGGTTCCCCTGAGTATTTTGCGACAAGTTTAATTCCTAAAACACCGAATGAATTGACAGCACATAATTGTGCAAATGTAAGACTAAAAACACATGGTGGACTCTATACATGGGAATTTACTAAAGACGGAAAATCGGTGAATGTACAGGTTCAGGGGCAAATGATTTTTAACACATCCACACAATTATTAACTGCTGCACTGGATGGATATGGTTTGGCTTATGCACCAGAAGATGTTGTTCGACCCTATATTGATAATGGGCGTATGACCTGTTTATTAATATTATCACTCATCACAACCGATCCACCTTAA
- a CDS encoding DUF3644 domain-containing protein has product MKISKSLSSLFSFLREKEISGKKFLLDEILTATGWKPATFRTYWIKGQLADFISETSDGSYEASNCQSINEIEFAKLLSQSKHRRGLGHNCQSKLAKALLSKSKDNMLLALELYNRPSLENRMDAFVMCFCTAWEQFLKAILIEKNGEKSIFRSSSKRGLKETISLRECLEKIYPATSVVRKNIEQITFFRDQAVHLLMPEIQGIISRIFQSGVLNYTSKFEEFTEVSFLSNSHAGMISLVGEFKSPPLSVMRSTYGEIADDILELANELETDVKNSNDIEFAIPLNVKLVFATNNDDGTIITLARAEDGIEGLKKALVIEKPTDRNKTHPFLQKDAITEINSLLHSRFTDEKLSKHLTCRDKHNKKPVINRNCFEAVIQKNNWKNNNNKYHYKNINPEYHYYSLDLVEEFIKRIIEQESYLKNAKDSYNHA; this is encoded by the coding sequence ATGAAGATCAGCAAGTCCTTGTCATCTCTTTTTTCATTTTTACGTGAAAAAGAAATTTCAGGTAAAAAATTTTTACTTGATGAGATATTAACAGCCACAGGTTGGAAACCAGCAACTTTTAGAACATATTGGATTAAAGGGCAACTCGCCGATTTTATTAGTGAGACAAGCGATGGTAGTTATGAAGCATCAAATTGCCAAAGCATCAATGAAATTGAATTTGCCAAGTTATTATCTCAATCAAAACATAGACGAGGTCTAGGCCATAACTGCCAGTCCAAACTAGCTAAGGCGTTACTATCAAAATCAAAGGATAATATGCTTTTAGCTCTCGAACTATATAACCGCCCGTCTCTTGAAAATAGAATGGATGCCTTTGTTATGTGTTTTTGCACAGCTTGGGAGCAATTTTTAAAAGCCATACTAATTGAGAAAAATGGTGAAAAATCCATTTTTAGAAGTTCGAGCAAGCGAGGTCTTAAAGAGACGATTTCGCTAAGAGAATGCTTAGAAAAAATTTATCCTGCCACCTCAGTAGTACGTAAAAATATTGAACAGATTACATTCTTTCGTGACCAAGCAGTTCATCTGCTTATGCCTGAAATCCAAGGTATAATCTCAAGGATATTCCAATCTGGAGTCTTAAATTACACATCAAAATTTGAGGAATTCACGGAAGTTTCTTTTTTAAGTAATAGCCATGCGGGTATGATATCACTAGTTGGTGAGTTTAAATCCCCACCTCTATCAGTCATGAGATCAACATATGGCGAGATAGCTGATGATATTCTGGAGTTAGCCAACGAATTAGAAACAGATGTAAAAAACAGTAATGATATTGAATTCGCCATACCATTAAATGTTAAACTTGTTTTTGCCACAAATAATGATGATGGCACAATAATTACATTGGCAAGAGCAGAAGATGGCATTGAAGGTTTGAAAAAAGCTTTAGTTATCGAGAAACCAACAGATAGAAATAAAACCCACCCTTTTTTGCAAAAAGATGCAATTACAGAAATAAACTCCTTGCTTCATTCTCGGTTTACAGATGAGAAACTCTCTAAACATTTAACATGCCGAGATAAACACAACAAGAAACCAGTAATAAACAGAAACTGCTTTGAAGCTGTCATACAGAAGAACAACTGGAAAAACAATAACAACAAATATCACTATAAAAACATAAACCCTGAATATCATTATTATTCTCTTGATTTAGTCGAAGAGTTTATCAAGAGAATTATAGAACAAGAATCATATCTCAAAAATGCAAAAGACTCCTATAACCATGCATAA